The genome window TATAAATAGGAGCCTTTCCGAAGTGCCGAAGTCGATTTAAAAGCAGCACTTATCCAGGGGGAAATCTCTGTGGATTTTCGAAAGACTTACGACCAGCCGCTCTATTCAGTCCAGCCGGTTTCCGCAGCCGGATCGATTTCCCATTTGGATTCACTTATCTCCCAGGCTCGCCAGAGGAAAAAAGAGCATCAGCAGCCGCGCAGCAGAAAAAAGGTTAAAGACTATTTTAAAACGCTCGCCAGAGCAGCAGAGTCTGCAAATCAGACACTTGATCAGAACTATATCCCGCACAGGTTTTGCATCTACCAGAAAGGCTCATCGGTGTTTATTGATTTTGTCACCCTGGATAGAGCAGGCAAAATCGTTGAAATGCTGACAAAAGAGATAACCGATGATAATTTCGAACAATGGATAGACGACGTGTCCGGGATAGCTGGTTTACTTATTGATACTACAGGGTGATGAAGCAATATATACAGATCAGCAATGAAAAAAGAAGAAAGAAATCTCTTCGTGTTTACGATGAAACCTCTTTCTTCCATTAATACAAGTTTATTGATCTTACCGCATCAGTTTTCGCCGCAAGCTTCTGACTATGCCGGTCTATCAGCAATACTTACTGAACGTAGCCGAATTGAACCAGGAAACACACCCTGCAACAGGATTCAGAAAACAATCGGCGGAGTATCCTTTTCTTTACAATTCAATTCCATATTCCAATACTGCGCCTCTCCATGAGCAATGCGGAAAATAAAGATCCGGCCATTTGGATACGTAGCGAAAATTTTATGCAGCCACGGACGATCCTCAAAGAGCTTTTTCTCCAGATCAGCATTTCTAACCTGCTCGATTTTCCCGGTCACCCGCACCATCTGCATACTTCCCATACCATCACCCGGATTGTAAAAACCAATTTCTACCTTCGGGTTGGCAATAAGCTGTCCCGAAAGCCTTTTCTGTGTACCGGTATGAAAATAGAAACCTGTCTCATCAGCAAACCACATCGCTAAAGCACGCACATGCGGCTGATCCCCCTCGGCTGTCGCAACCCAGGCAGCAGGATTCTGGTTAGCAAACTCCCTGATCTCTTCAATAGTCTTCATGGTAGCCTCCGTACTGCTCATTATTGTAAAATGATCAAATCATTTACAGCCAAATTTGAGTACTCGAACATAAAAGAATATAAATACAAAACCAAATAGCATTATAATTTCTGGTATACCATCGTTAACAAGGCCCAATGATTCCTATTAAATTGTTTTCTTTACTACCAGACTTCTGTCAGATTGCCATTTACAAAAGAGGTAACAGTGGCCTGAGAATCCTTTTCATCTTTTATGGCAAAATGCCTGGAAGAACAGTAAGCTGATGCCAAGCCATCGGCTTGCAGAAGAGCAACACCAGCCTGATCAGTAATTCCACTGTTTACAATTTTACCTCCTTCATAAAGTAAAAGGTACATTCCTTCCACCGGGGAGCCTTATCCAGGCTTGTTCTCCAGGTAAAAATCATCCCATGCATGATTTTTGCGGCAACTGCCAAATTTGTACGTTGAACCAGTATTACATCTGTGAATCTACTGTCTCCGGCACTTCCTGTACATTCACCAGAACCTTCTATAAATAGATGTGAAATTTTATAAAAATTCACCGTTTCCCTTTTCTTTTGGCACTCTTTTATCCATTGTTTAATTTATTTGTAAGCTATTCACTCATACCATAAACCCGGTTGGAATATTGCATGAAAAAGAATCTGATTCTCACATTTATATCTGCAGTTATTATCTGTAGTTGCGGAGGAGATACCGGCACAACTGTTCCACCGTTTTCTGAGGAAGAGATTCAGAAGCAAAGCAATTTTGCTCTGATCGACAACATATTTCTGTATGCATATCTCATCTCAAGTAAGTATTCCCAATCCCTTCCATTCACCATCACAAGTACAACAGTGAAAGGAGAGCATGGAACAGTAACCTTCTCTGGTTTATCTTCAGAAATAAATGACAGTATTATACTTTTTCTTTCAGGCACATTTAACAGATTCAACTCATATATTAGCGAAATTATCGAATGCCGTAGCTCAGATACAGTTTTTCTGGACAAAAACACGAAACATCTGCTGGAATACAGGACAGATTTGCATAACTGTGTTATCAAATCCGTCATAGGAATCTCTAAATTTTCAGGGAGTATCCATCTTAATCCAATCACAGTCACAAAACAAACCGACACCACAATTACCCTGCGTGCTCCTTGGATAAGCGGGCTTCTGCAATCATCATCCTATGATTGGAACATTGAC of Fibrobacter sp. contains these proteins:
- a CDS encoding pyridoxamine 5'-phosphate oxidase, whose product is MKTIEEIREFANQNPAAWVATAEGDQPHVRALAMWFADETGFYFHTGTQKRLSGQLIANPKVEIGFYNPGDGMGSMQMVRVTGKIEQVRNADLEKKLFEDRPWLHKIFATYPNGRIFIFRIAHGEAQYWNMELNCKEKDTPPIVF